A window of Rhododendron vialii isolate Sample 1 chromosome 13a, ASM3025357v1 contains these coding sequences:
- the LOC131313153 gene encoding plant-specific TFIIB-related protein PTF2-like, whose protein sequence is MASSRPCTSCGMRSLADDNDGNSFCASCGAVQDFDNFQHSLGGISGPTGTFVHTGTAGSGSTFNYKETKIYYAKQNIERITSLFDFSPSKKDEVRVMVETVTEGEYGQGDWFPVLIGACAYVVMRRDNKSLALVEVGDKVGCDVHELGRMVSRVVQFMRLKLPEFDIVDSFQRAVRTCFVSLDNVDKVGRMLKQGIFLVQCMVKWYLTTGRRPLPVVVAVLVFVAQLNAVDVRIEDVAMELHVAVVTCKLRYKELLENLVKVAQVLPWGKDITVKNIVKNALFVLEYMELKSMSKHGKKRKVVDHVGFDMDDLVGSCLSEEAEYGLHNHGVENDSQYFKVQDKRSSLRGTRDDLETLKISHECLSMMYSEYSNEISNTDYLEECGCKNRRKKGRGFDLLDCREWWKGKSELSRKLLLRKILEKDVGLVAMPPSFVAGCLAYQRRREKIKAAKLRINKIMGPQNGDSGDNGNLCISDGVNVGKKRRRRMKVYVDWEDLIIETLLLHQVHEEEIEKGHYNTLLDLYVFNSGSM, encoded by the coding sequence ATGGCGAGTTCTCGCCCCTGTACGAGCTGCGGCATGAGATCTCTCGCCGACGACAACGATGGCAACTCCTTCTGTGCCTCGTGCGGCGCCGTCCAGGACTTTGACAACTTCCAGCACAGCTTGGGCGGGATCAGTGGCCCCACTGGCACCTTTGTCCACACCGGCACCGCCGGCTCTGGCAGCACCTTTAACTACAAAGAGACCAAAATATATTACGCCAAACAAAACATCGAACGCATCACCTCGTTATTCGACTTTTCGCCCTCGAAGAAAGACGAGGTCAGGGTTATGGTAGAGACTGTTACCGAGGGGGAGTACGGGCAGGGGGATTGGTTTCCGGTTCTCATAGGCGCGTGCGCGTACGTTGTGATGAGAAGAGATAACAAGTCGTTGGCCCTGGTGGAGGTCGGGGATAAGGTAGGTTGCGATGTTCACGAGCTGGGTCGGATGGTTAGTCGGGTTGTTCAGTTTATGCGGTTGAAGTTGCCGGAGTTTGACATCGTGGATTCATTTCAACGGGCAGTCCGGACTTGTTTTGTTTCGTTGGATAATGTGGATAAGGTTGGGAGGATGTTGAAGCAGGGGATTTTCTTGGTCCAGTGTATGGTGAAGTGGTACTTGACCACGGGGCGGAGACCGCTTCCGGTGGTCGTGGCTGTGTTGGTTTTCGTTGCTCAGTTGAATGCAGTCGATGTTCGGATTGAGGATGTGGCGATGGAGTTACATGTGGCGGTTGTTACGTGCAAGCTGCGGTATAAGGAGCTTTTAGAGAATCTGGTGAAGGTTGCACAAGTATTGCCTTGGGGAAAAGATATTACAGTTAAGAACATTGTTAAGAATGCACTGTTTGTGTTGGAATACATGGAATTGAAGTCAATGTCTAAGCATGGCAAGAAGAGGAAGGTTGTAGATCATGTTGGGTTTGATATGGATGATTTGGTTGGAAGCTGTTTGAGCGAAGAAGCAGAATATGGGCTTCATAATCATGGGGTGGAAAACGATTCTCAATATTTCAAGGTGCAAGATAAGCGTTCTTCCCTGAGAGGGACTAGAGACGATTTGGAGACGCTCAAGATATCACATGAGTGCTTGTCAATGATGTATTCAGAATATTCAAATGAAATTTCTAATACCGATTATCTTGAAGAGTGTGGATgtaaaaatagaaggaaaaaagggaGAGGGTTCGATCTTTTAGATTGTAGGGAGTGGTGGAAAGGAAAGTCAGAACTGAGCAGAAAGCTTTTGCTCAGGAAAATACTGGAAAAAGACGTGGGATTAGTTGCAATGCCACCATCTTTTGTTGCTGGATGCTTGGCATAtcagaggaggagagagaagataaaGGCTGCTAAGCTACGTATTAATAAGATTATGGGCCCGCAAAATGGTGATTCAGGTGACAATGGTAACCTTTGCATATCAGACGGCGTGAATGTTGGAAAGAAGCGAAGAAGGAGAATGAAGGTTTATGTTGATTGGGAAGACTTAATTATTGAGACCCTTCTCCTTCATCAGGTGCACGAGGAGGAAATAGAGAAGGGGCATTACAATACCTTACTGGATTTGTATGTATTTAATTCTGGGAGTATGTGA
- the LOC131313154 gene encoding replication protein A 70 kDa DNA-binding subunit B-like: MQVGSLATRGLSAFIFNPSFPEAIALRKWCIANAEKINNLPATNLQRAAQKKPTADDIISIVDLPTSVTEPEYPTVQATVQVVDFNHNFYYLSCSNCNRATDAYGDGSFWCNYCDQKVPPLPRLKFNVEIADQTGSIPATVFAEKAEQLYDITAVEMVNNTTDGNLSVEMIQKLSTPKKWVLILKASMYTYGAITQCVFNVHSVFDTIPYRQASSQNLGPNTPKKRGAKAPSTADSPIPFV; encoded by the exons ATGCAAG TTGGAAGCCTAGCCACACGTGGTCTATCTGCTTTCATATTCAATCCATCCTTTCCAGAAGCAATAGCACTCCGCAAATG GTGCATCGCAAATGCTGAAAAAATCAACAATCTTCCAGCAACAAATCTGCAAAGAGCTGCTCAAAAGAAGCCTACTGCTGATGATATCATCTCAATTGTCGATTTACCAACATCGGTAACTGAG CCTGAATATCCAACCGTACAAGCCACTGTTCAAGTGGTTGacttcaatcataatttttactaCTTGTCTTGCTCGAATTGCAATAGAGCCACTGATGCATATGGTGATGGCAGCTTCTGGTGTAACTATTGTGACCAAAAAGTGCCACCATTGCCCAG GCTCAAATTCAATGTGGAGATAGCAGATCAAACTGGATCCATCCCTGCCACTGTATTTGCAGAAAAGGCAGAACAGCTTTACGACATCACTGCAGTAGAAATGGTCAACAATACAACCGAT GGTAATCTGTCAGTTGAAATGATTCAGAAGCTATCCACTCCCAAAAAATGGGTTCTCATCCTAAAGGCATCCATGTACACGTATGGAGCAATTACCCAATGTGTGTTCAATGTGCACTCTGTCTTCGACACAATTCCTTATCGGCAAGCATCAAGCCAGAATCTAGGCCCTAACACCCCGAAGAAGCGTGGAGCGAAGGCACCCTCCACAGCAGACTCACCAATCCCTTTTGTGTAA